Part of the Natrialbaceae archaeon AArc-T1-2 genome, ACGCGTCCGACTCGGTGCCCTCCACGAGGGGATCGCTCGAGAACGCCGCGAGGGCGGCGACGGCACCGCCGTGGTCTTCGCCGCCGAACCCTGGAAACACGTCCACCCCGCCTTCGGCGGCTGGATCGACGGGGTGGCAAGCGCCGCCGTCGTCGCCTGTCTCGTCGCAGACGCCGACAGCGTCGACGCGCTTCGAGCCCCGGTCAGCGAACGCCCCTACCGCAAACGAAGCGTCGACTGCGCCGACGAGGCCAAATCGGCCGTCATGGACCGCCTCGAGACCGCACTCCCCGAGGAGTTTCCCGACGCGACCGTCGAGACGGCCTACGGGGTTCGCCTCGAGTTCGACGACGCCTCCTGGACGCTCGTCCGTCCGAGCGGCACCGAGCCGTACGTCCGGATCTACGCCGAGAGCGACGACGTCGCGGCGCTCGTCGCCGACGTTCGCGAGGTCGTCGAGCGAGCGATCGCAGACGCCGTGTGACGGCTGTCGTCGTGGTACCGGGCTCGAGCGGTCTCGAGTTCGGATTCGAACGCCGCGTCGGTTCGTCGATCGCCCCGAGAACGTCGTGTGCTGTCCGAGGAACGCGACGCCCACCGGCGGCGATCACTTCACCCGAAACGGGTTGTCGTCGGCGTCGTCGTCCTCGTCGCTCTCGTAGGGCTTTCTCGCCGTGATCGTCACCGTCGCCTCGGGATCGTCCTCGTCTTCCCACGGACTGTCGTACGCCGAGAGTTCGACGTCGGTTACCTCCCAGCCCTCGGCCTCGACCAGCTCGATCAACCGCCGCTGATCGGCGAGCATATCGTCGTCCATACCCACCCGTACGCCGGCGCGTGGCCTTAGTACTGTCTCACTCGCCGACGGGCTCGGCCGAGGTCGGTCACCACGACGGCCACGCCGTTTTTTCACCTCGCGGCGCGTACAACGACCGATGACCGAACGCTGGGAGGAACTGTTCGAGCGCGGTGAGGCCTACGACGTCTCGCTGTCGGACGTCCGCGAGGAACTCGATCGACATCGGACCGACGACGGTGATACGGATGGCTGAATCAGCCTCCAACCCCGACCGACCGAACCCGGCTCGCGTCGTCGCCGACGCAGACGTCCTCGCGGCGGACGTACTCGTCGGGGGCGACGCCCGCGAGGCGCTCGACGTCGTCCGTCGACACTCCTGGGTCGAACTGGTCGCGAGCGATCCGTTGCTCGCCGAGACGGAGTCGCTCGTGGCAACCCTCTCGGATCCCGACCTCGCCGCGTCCCACCGCGAGCGCCTCGCGGACGAGCGCGTCCGCGTCGAACACCCCGACGGCGACCACGCGGCGCTCGCCTCGGCGTACGCGGGCCAGGCCGCACACCTGCTGTCGTACAACGAAGGGCTGGGATCGGCGAAAGCCGGACTGACGATGCAACGCCAGCTCTCGGTGAGCGTTCGCTCGCCCGACGCCTTCGTCCGGGTCTTCGACGCCGACAGCCTCTACGAGGCCGTCGAGGGTGGGTCGTACCCGGGTCCGGACCGGGATCCACGGACAGAATGACATCCTCCCCGCCGTGAACAGTAGACGCCGAATCTAATTCACGACACTGCTGGTGAGGTTGTCTACTGTGAACGGCGGGACGCTCTCGCTGTTGAAAGGTAGCCTCGAGAGCCCCACCGTCTCCGGCGTCGGCCGGAACTGCGCTGTCAGTTCGATCGGACGGATCTCGGTCGCCGACGCGACCGAACGTCGAACGCGAACCGAACCGGGCGACGGCCGCTACTCGCGACGGAACGACGCCAGCACGCTGGCAGCGAGCAGCGAAACGGCGGCGACGACGACGCCGAAGCCGGGCTGTGCGTCGTCGTCAGCCGGCTCGTCGTCAGCGTCGTCGACTGTCTCGTCCTCGTCGCGGTCGTCGTCCGCGACAGCCTCGTCGTCGGCGTCGTCCTCCTCGAGATCGTCCGCGTCGTCGTCGTCAGCCTCGGCCTCGGCGGTCAGGGTCGCCGTCACGTCGACGTCCGCGCCGTCGATCGTCACCGCCTTCGCGACGTCCTCGTAGCCCGCCGCCGAGATCTCGAGGTCGTACTCGGCGTCCTCGAGGGCGAGCGTAGCGACGCCGTCGGCGTCGGTCTGGTTCGTCTCGTCGCCGACCGCGACCGTGGCGTCGGTGACGGGGTCGCCGGCCTCGTCGGTGACCGTCGCCTCGAGGAGGGCGGGCGTGGGTTCGTCGTCCGGGTCGTCGTCTTCGTCCGGATCCGGATCGGGGTCGGGGTCGACGAACGTCGCGTCGGGATCGTGCTCGTCGGCGTCGACGGTGCTCGGACACGTAACGCCCGTGTCGGTGACCAGAAACTCGAACTCGTAGCCTCTCTCGTCGATGCCCTCCTCGTCTGCGAGGTGTTCGAAGTCGGCGACGATACCGTCTGCCTGGTCGACGTCCGAGAGGTCGAGGCCGACGTAGCCGTCGCCAGTGAACGAGTCGACGCCGCCTGCGTCGCGGTCGTACCCGAGGCGATCGAGCGGGAGGTGGTCGGGGTCGTCGATCTCCTCGACGTCGCTTTCGGGGTGGGTGATAAACAGCGCCCGGAGCTGGTCGGCGTCGAGGCCGTCGGCCGAGACCGTCACGTTGTAGTCGCCGCGGTTGCTGTCGAACGCGACGTCGACCTCGTCGCCAGTGGTGACGTCGGTCTCCGCCCAGCTGACGGTCAGCTCCTGGGCGACGACCTCGAAGATCGGCGAGTCGCCCGCTGCAGAGCGCAGGACGTACTCGCCCTCGAGGTCGTCGGTGTCGAACTCGACGACGTCGCCGTCGACGGCGAGTTCGCGGACGAACGACGAGGAGTCGACCGCGCCGGCGCTCGAGTCGGTCACCTCGCGGAGTTCGACGATCTCGCCGTCGTCGAACGTCTCGTCGGTGGCGACGATCGTCTGGCCGGCCCAGACGACGCCGCGGTCGAGGTCGTCGGCGTCGGTCTCGATCGGTGGCGTGGCGGTAGCCGTCCCCGCCCCGACGGCAAGCGTCGCACAGACGACGACGGCGGCGAGAACCAGCGTGCGGCCGGTCCGGCGGTTCGGGTTCGGACGTGTGGTATCGGTGGTCATGGGAGGGTTCGCATCCGGTCACAGGTCGCGGAGACCGGAGACGGGTAGCCGTTGGAACTGATCACGCAAATTGATTGTGGCGGTGGCTGTCGCTATCGGGGATCGTCTCGGGATCAGTCGCACGAAAAATGAAACCGCGATCGGAAATGGCCGAATCGAACCGAACCGATTCGGTGGTTTCAGGCTGGGATTGCTGCTGGTGCCTTAGTTCTGCCGGCGCAGGGCCAGCATCGCAGCGGCGAGCAGCGCGACGACGGCGACGGCGACACCGAAGCCGGGCTGTTCGTCGTCGTCAGCCGGCTCTTCGTCGTCGGTGTCGTCGACAGCGTCGTCATCTTCTTCGACGTCGTCATCTTCTTCGACGTCGTCATCGTCCTCTTCCTCGGCAACCGTCAGGGTGCCGGAGGCAGCGTCGTCGTCGGTGGTGACTTCCCAGTCGAGCTCGGCTTCGTCGGCGGTGTCGAAGTCGTAGCTCTCGCTGACGCTGTCGCCACCGTCGAGCTCGAGGTCGTCGGCGTCGACGGTCTCGCCGTCGATGGTGACCTCGTAGCTGGTCGTGCCAGTTTCGTCGCCGACGTTCGTGACCGTCACGTCGAGGCTGGCGTCGTCGCCAGGTTCGACTTCACCGGGTGCGGCAGCGTCGACGTCGAAGTCAGCGGGCAGCTCGGGGTCGTCGTCGACCGCTTCGACGACGACTAGGTCAGCGTCCGCAGTGTCCGAGCCGCCGACACGGAAGGTTGCGTCACCGGTGTCGCCCTCCTGGTTGCCCGAGAGGTCGTCGATTTCGCCCTCGAAGGAACCGTCGGCAGCGATTTCGGCGTCAACGGTGTAGGTGAACGATGGCTCGACTTCGCTGTCGGACGTGACGCGGACATCAGCGTCCGAGCCGGGTGCGACGTTGGTCGTTCCTTCGATCAGCGCGTCTTCGACGTTCTCGACCTGGACGCGTTCGTCAGCGTCGAGGTTGTCGAATTCGGCGTCAGGTTCGACGACCGTGAACTCTTGGGTAGCGACTTCGGTCTCGTCTTCGTCAGCGCCGAAGTACGGGAAGGCCGGTTCGCCAGTTGCATCAGCACTACCTTGTGGGCTGTTGCTGTGGAATTCGAACCGGTCGTCGTCGTCAGCCTCGTACTCGATCGTTGCGGTGAAGTCCTGATCGGGGTCGAGGTCGCGGTCGAAGGCGTCGCTCGAGCTGGTGTCGACGACGATGTACATCTCGCCCGCGTCGTTGTCGACGATGACGAAGATGTCTTCCTCGTCAGCACTGTCGAAGGCTGCAGAGGTCGGGTCCTGACCCGTGATGTCGTCGGCTTCGATTTCGATCGTGACACCCTCACCGGTCTGGTCGTTCAGCTCGTGGATCGTCTCGGGGTGGAAGCCGTCTTCGTCGGTGATGGCCTCGAAGCCGTTGTCGTCTTCGGCGACCATCCAGCCGAAGATACCGCTCGCTTCAGCCTGGACGACGAGCCGGTCGTCTTCGGCGACGTCCATGCGCTCGGTGGCGATGTCGTCGATGTCCTCGAGGGAGTCGTCCTCGTCGGCGTCGTCTTCGGGTGCGACGTGGGTGTTCACCGCGTCGACACCGGGTCGGACGAGGTCCATCGTGGCGAATCCGATCTCGTCGTCGAGTTCGGACTCACCGCCGTCAACGATGAAGTTGCCGTTGTTGTCGGCAGCGACATCGTAGCTGATCGGCTGGAGCGGTCGGACGATCTGGTCGAAGCCGTCGTCAGGACCAGCTTCGTCGATCAGGTTGAGTTCTTCGAGGTACTCCTCGTAGGTAATCACGTCTTCACCAACGTCATCGTCCCAGAAGGTAGCGTCGGTACCTTCGTAAAGTTCACTCTCGATTTCATCATCATCGGAGTAGTAGACGTTTTCGACGTCGGTGTCGGCACCGAGCATACGGGTGTTCACCGCGAACTCGACGGATCCGCTATCGTCGTCATCCTCGACGTAGAGAATGTCGACGAATCCGGAGTCTTCGTCACCGATCTGGATGTATGCATCGTCGGTGTCCTCGAGTTCGATTTCGTACTCGACGATGTCACCGGCGTGCTGTTCGTAGACACCCTGGTCGAAGTCGGCGTCAGCGTCTTCCTCGCGGACCGTAATGTCGGCCGTGGCTTCGGCTTCAGTGTCGTCGACACTGAGTTCAAAGGTGTAATCGCCGTCGTCGATGTCATAGAACGAGACATCTGCGTCCGTGTCACTGATGCTCGACATCGCAACCTTCTCGTCTGCGTCGTCCTCACCATCGGCGTAGACGAGGACATTGAACGGGTTCGCATCCGTTTCGACTAGGTCTTGGAGTTCGGCACCAGTTTCAGGCCCAGTCGCAGTTTCATCATCGATGTAGAGTCTGTCGTCCCCATCCGTCACGACTTCGTCACGAATGTCGTCAGAGAGGAGGTCCGAACGGATGTCACCGATTTCTTCTCCATCGAGGGGGTCCGCACCATCGTCGACTTCAACACCATCTGAATCGACGTTCTCTAGCGTGACGAGGATGTCGACGAGTTCTTCCTCATCGAGATCACCGTCAGCACTCACGTTCACCGAGTACGTGCCACGGTCGGAATCAACGTCAAGCTCGGTGACGGAATCTTCACCTTCGTCGGTGACTTCGTCGTCATCGAACTCGGCGTCGAAGTCCTGGATCGTCACTTCGAAGACATCATCCTGGTCCACAGGACGGTCGACGTCCGGACCGAGGATGAAGTAATCTCCTTCGTCGAGGTCGCTAGTATCGATTTCGACCTCCTCATCGTCAGCTGTCAATTCCTCTTCGAAGGAGCTGTCGGAGACTTCATTCTGGTCGTTGTAGTCGTTAACGCTCCGAAGCTCGTACGTATCGTCCTCATCAATCTCTGTTTTATCTGCAATCACGTCCTGTCCCTGGAACACCACACTAACTTCGTCACCATCGACGTCTTTGTAGGTAACCCCGTCGTGTGCTGCCGCCGAGCCCGCAAACGCTGCGGACATGGCAAACACGGACAGAACCATCATCGCTGCGAGGAACACTGCACGTCCCTTTTCGCGATATGATACTGAATCGCTTGTCATGTTGTGTTGTATTGTCGTATTTCGTTGGTTGATTAGCGCGCGATCCATCACCGCTGGCAGACGTCCCCTGGCTGGACGCGGCTTGTCCTGCCGGGTCGCCTCCCGGATAGGGGTATCAGGGATTCATCCGAGGTGTGTAATAAGTTTTGTGTAACAGAATTTCGAACCAGTAAGGTACTATTTCGAAAACGAAATTAGCTCATACGGAAGGTAAGGTACTATTTCGGTACTGAAATCGCCAGACATGACGGTGGTGAATGCGGTCCCGGCGACTATTCGACTCGAGAGTCAACCGAGAGACAACCGGATCGGTCAGGGTCGACGAACGGGTCACGAGTCCGCGTCTGCCGTGCATATAACTACCCCGATATGAAATCTATCAGTACAGTGCCGGTTCGAAACTGTTTCAGCTCCGGAACAGCGTCGTCGTTCCGGCAAACGTCGGTAGTCAGTGTCGGCGACGAAGTGACCACGATGGGGGAGCTACCCGCCCAATCGCTCCCGGATCGTACCGAACCCGATCCCCGATCCGGTTACCTGCGCCCACAGGAAGATCGCCGGCGGCAACGCGACGACCGAGGCGACGAACGAGTAGAAGACGCTCAGCGCCATCAACAGCCCGAAGTCGCCGAGCACGGGCGTGATCGCGAACGCGAGCGCCCCCGTCCCGAGCGAGGTCGTCAGCATGCTGCCGGTCAGCGCGCCGCCGGTGCCCGAAAGCGTCGTCGTCAGCGCGTGATGCGTCGGTGTCGACTCGTCGTACTCGTCGACGAACCGGGCCGTGACGTGGACGGAGTAGGCGATGCCGATCCCGATCGAGATCGACAGTATCGTCGCCGTCAACGCGTTCAGCGGCATGCCGAGCAGCCGCATCGTGGCGATGAGCGCGGCGACGGCGATCAGAATCGGGAAGACGTTGACGACGCCGAGCAGTGGCCTGCGCTCGAGGACGCCGTAGGCGACGACCAGGAAGACGCCGGTGAGCACGAGCGCGATCGACAGTCCCTGGATCGCCGACGCGAAGATGACGTCGCTGACGGCGTCGAAGATGACGATCTCGCCGGTGGCGGTCGCGCTGTAGCGGAACTGGTCGGCGAAGGCGGCGGCGTCTGCCGACACCGCCTCCTGTGAGGCCTCGGCGTCGATCGCGTACTCGAGCTGTGTGGCGCGTCTGTCGTCGGTCAGGAAGCGATCGGTCTGGGCCGCGGGTAGCTCGTCGTAGATCCGATCGAGGTTGCGGTCGGGGATCCCGTTTCCGCTGCGGTCGTTGCGCGCGACGAGGGCGGCGAACTCCTCGTCGTCCTGGGCGTGGGCCTGGATCGCCGTCACGATGCTCTCGGCATCTGCCTGGCCGCCCTCGCCGACGGCGAGGCTGTCGGTCGGCTCGTCGTTGGGACTGGCGAGCGCCTCGAGCGCGTGGTCCTCCTCGAAGGAGCCTTCGACGTATATCGTGACCGACTCGTCCTGGTTGGCCTCGAAGCGGTCCTCGAGCAGGGTGATCGTCCGGGTGACCGTGTACTCGCCGGGGGCGAACGGCTCGGGGATGTGCTCGACGTACCACGCCTCCTCCTCGGGCGGGAGGAAGTCCTCCTCGTCGAAGCTGGTGTCGACGCCCGCGCCGTAGGCACCCATTCCACCGCCGAGGAGAAGGAGGACGACGACGAAGACGACGGGTGCCCGCCGACTGACGGTGACGGAGACCGACAGGAGCCGACCGAGCGCCGACTCCTCGGAGGCGATCGGCGTCGAGTTGAACTCGGGGACGGTATAGCGTGCGCGAAGGCGGTCGACCTCGAGTTTCGCCGCCGGGAGGAAGAGGCCGAAGATGAGAAACGTAAACACGATGCCGACGCTCGAGACGATCCCCATGTTCCGGATCGGCCCGAGGTCGGAGACGACGTTCGCGCCGAAACCGAAGACGGTGGTGACCGTCACGATGATGAAGGCGACGACGAGCTGGTTGGTCGCCGTCCGCATCGCCGGAATCGGCTCGTATCCCTGGACGGTCTCCTCCCGGTAGCGGTTGATGATGTGGATGCCGAAGTCGACGCCGACGGCGAGCAACAACACGGGGACGGAGATGAGCTGCTGGTCGAACGGGATCCCGGCGTAGCCCATGAAGCCGAACGTCCAGACGATCGTCATGAGCAACGCCAGCAGTCCGAGCGCCAGATCGATCGGGTCCCGGTAGGCGACGACCAGGAAGGCGAGCAACAGGACGACGACGATCGGCATCACGATCGCGAGCGAGTCGCCGATGATCGCACCGAACTCGTCGTTGACGACGCCGCCGCCGAAGGCGTAGATAGCCGAGGGTTCGTCGTCGGCGATCGAGTCCACGGTGGTCTGGAGGGTGACGAGATCGTCGTTGTCGAACTCCTGGGGGACGTCGTGGGTGACGACGGTGACCGACGTCGAAGCCGACGCCTCCTTTTCGGTGAAGTCGTCGGAGACGATCGTCGTAAACGCGGGCCGGTCGCTCGCGGCCCGGATCGCCTGTCGGATCTCGGTGCCCGACGCCCGCTCGACGGCGCGGCGTTTCTCGGCCATCGTCTCCGCCTCGGGGTCGAGTTGCTGGGCGACGATCGTCGCCGGCCCGTTTGCCGACTCCATCCGGAGGTCGTCGCGTTGTTCGACCCGCTCGAGAACGGTGAGAATCGCCACGAGCTCCGCCTGGGACAGGACGTTCGTGCCGTCGTGGATCAGCTGTGTCGTCTCGTCGTCGGTCGTGAACGGCCCCTCGAACTCCTCGTTGATGGCGTCGAACGCCTCCTGTTCGGGCAGGTCGTCGGTGAACGCGTCGGTCGCGTCGTCGTCGTCCTCGACCGCCGCCATCCCGCCAGCGAAGACGGCGGTCAACAACAGGAAGGCGACGACGACCGTCTTCGGTCGCGAGACGATCGTCTCGTTCACCCGGGCCGTCGCCGTCTCGATCCGCTCGTCTAGGCCGGCCATGGGGGGGGTTAGCGGTGTCGGTAGACGTACGCGCCCCCGCCGAGTCCCGACGCCACGACGAGACCGACGAGCAGCCACGGGAAGTCGTCCTCGGGGGCGTCGACGTCGATGGCGACGCGGGTCGTCTCCGACAGCTGGCTGGTTCCGCGTTCGTCGTCGTACCGGAAGTCGAACGAGATCGGGTACGTCTTCGCGGTCGCTCCCGACGCCGCCTCGAGTTCGAACGTCATCGTCACGGACTCGCCGGGCTCGAGCTCCTCGACGAACCCCTCGTCGTCGTCGCTATCCAGCGGATCGTCGGCGAACAGCCGCGCCTCGACGTCGGTCACCGTCTGGTCGAGGTTGTTCGTCACCTCGACGTCGACGGATTTCGTCTCGCCGGCGGCGATCTCGCGGTCCGTGACGTCGACGTCGAACTGGTCGCGTTTGGGCTCGACGGCGGCGAGGAGTTCGACGTCCTCGTAGAGCCGTTGTTCGAGGTCGGCGGTGCGATACTGGACGCCGACGTCGAGCGTGCGGTCGACGGCGTCGGCCTCGCCGGTGACCTCGAGTGGCAGGCGGAACTCGCCGGACTCGCCGGGCTCGAGCGTGCCGACGGCGACGGCGGTCTCGATCGGGACCACGTTGGGCGTCTCGTCGGTGTACCGGAGGACGACGTTCTCCGCTTTCGTCGGCCCGTCGTTTCTTACGGTGCCGTAGATCGCGCCGTCCTCGCCGACGCGCAGGCTCGTCTCGGTCGATTCGACGCTGAAGCGCTGTTCTCCGGCCGGGGTCAGTCCCCAGGTGATCCCCTCGTCGGCTCCCGGAACGCCCTCGGAATCGTCGTACCGGGCCGTCGTCTCGAAGGCGTAGCTCCGGGCGCTCGCGTCCGGCGTCGCCACGACGTCGTAGGTCACCGTTTGTCGCTCGCCGGCTTTCCACTCGTCGACGTGGGTCGTGTCGGTCTCGCGCTCTCCGAAGGCGAGCCTGGAACTCGTCGCCTCCGAGGTCAGCCTGACGTCGCGTGCGTCCTCGTCGCCGACGTTTTCGACCGCGAGAGTGGCCGTCCCCTCCTCACCGACCTGGACGTCGGAGTGTGCGTCGACGACTTCGAAGCGGGGTGCGTCGTCGACCTCGATCGTGATCGTCTCCGTCGTCGTCGTCGTTCGTTCGCGGGCCGACTGTGCCCGCGGGAAGTACCGATCGGTGTAGGAGTACTCGAGTTCCACGTCGACCTCGTACTCGCCGTGGTCGACGTCCTCGGGGACGTGGACCTCGAACGGCACCTGCTCGCGGGGCTCGTTCTCCGAGACCGAGCCGATCGCCTGCGTGCCGGTCCGGACCTCGAAGGGGACGCTGTCGTCGTCGACCGCGACCCGGACGTTCCGGGCGGTCGTGACGAGCTCGCGGGCGTCGGGATCGCCACTCGAGAACTCGCCGTCGTTTGCGACCTGGAGCGATAGCTCGCTCGCCGTCCCCGGCACGAAGTGACGATCGGGCGCGAACGCCTCGAGGTCGGGCTCGCCGTCGATGATCGCCGGCGACGGTTGGGTCGGCTCGCTCTGTTCGCCGGCCTGGACGAATCCAAGCGCCGGCAACGAGACGACGAACGCGACGGCGACGGCAGCGACGAGGACGGAGCGTGCGTTCATCGTCTCTCACCCCCGTCGGCGTACACGCGCGTCTCGAGGTAGGTCGCAAGCTCCGCCCGGAGAGCCGGAAGCCACGTCGTCTCGTCGTCGGTCGTCGACCGACGTAACATCACTCCCGCGAGCATCGTCACGATCGTCGTCGCGACTCGGTCGGGATCGCAGTCACGGAACGCCCCCCGGTCGACGCCGGTTTCGATCACGTCCGCGAGGTAGTTCTCGAAGACCCGGTCGCTTCGGGTGAAGTGTCGCTCGTAGTCGTCGTCGTGGCACGCTCGCGCGCGGAGTTCGATCAGGCTCGCGAAGAACTGGTGGCTGTCGGCCTCGAGGTCGGCCGCGAGCACCAGCTCGACGAACGCCTCGAGGCGGTCGCGGGGTCCGGCGAGCTCGTCGTCGGCGAACGCCTCCTCGAAGCGTTCGAGCATGTACTCGAGACAGGCGAGTACGAGTTCGTCTTTGCTATCGTAGTGGTGGTAGATCAGCGACTGGCTCTTCGCGAACTCGTCGCCGATTCGCTGGATCGTCAGGTCGCTGTAACCGTGTTCACAGAGGGCGCGATACGTCGCCGCGAGGATCGCTTCGCGGGTACCGTCGGGCTCTGCGAAGACGTCCGTCGTCACGTCGACCACCTGCCGCGGCG contains:
- a CDS encoding TetR/AcrR family transcriptional regulator produces the protein MTTDVFAEPDGTREAILAATYRALCEHGYSDLTIQRIGDEFAKSQSLIYHHYDSKDELVLACLEYMLERFEEAFADDELAGPRDRLEAFVELVLAADLEADSHQFFASLIELRARACHDDDYERHFTRSDRVFENYLADVIETGVDRGAFRDCDPDRVATTIVTMLAGVMLRRSTTDDETTWLPALRAELATYLETRVYADGGERR
- a CDS encoding BGTF surface domain-containing protein; protein product: MDRALINQRNTTIQHNMTSDSVSYREKGRAVFLAAMMVLSVFAMSAAFAGSAAAHDGVTYKDVDGDEVSVVFQGQDVIADKTEIDEDDTYELRSVNDYNDQNEVSDSSFEEELTADDEEVEIDTSDLDEGDYFILGPDVDRPVDQDDVFEVTIQDFDAEFDDDEVTDEGEDSVTELDVDSDRGTYSVNVSADGDLDEEELVDILVTLENVDSDGVEVDDGADPLDGEEIGDIRSDLLSDDIRDEVVTDGDDRLYIDDETATGPETGAELQDLVETDANPFNVLVYADGEDDADEKVAMSSISDTDADVSFYDIDDGDYTFELSVDDTEAEATADITVREEDADADFDQGVYEQHAGDIVEYEIELEDTDDAYIQIGDEDSGFVDILYVEDDDDSGSVEFAVNTRMLGADTDVENVYYSDDDEIESELYEGTDATFWDDDVGEDVITYEEYLEELNLIDEAGPDDGFDQIVRPLQPISYDVAADNNGNFIVDGGESELDDEIGFATMDLVRPGVDAVNTHVAPEDDADEDDSLEDIDDIATERMDVAEDDRLVVQAEASGIFGWMVAEDDNGFEAITDEDGFHPETIHELNDQTGEGVTIEIEADDITGQDPTSAAFDSADEEDIFVIVDNDAGEMYIVVDTSSSDAFDRDLDPDQDFTATIEYEADDDDRFEFHSNSPQGSADATGEPAFPYFGADEDETEVATQEFTVVEPDAEFDNLDADERVQVENVEDALIEGTTNVAPGSDADVRVTSDSEVEPSFTYTVDAEIAADGSFEGEIDDLSGNQEGDTGDATFRVGGSDTADADLVVVEAVDDDPELPADFDVDAAAPGEVEPGDDASLDVTVTNVGDETGTTSYEVTIDGETVDADDLELDGGDSVSESYDFDTADEAELDWEVTTDDDAASGTLTVAEEEDDDDVEEDDDVEEDDDAVDDTDDEEPADDDEQPGFGVAVAVVALLAAAMLALRRQN
- a CDS encoding DUF7384 family protein, yielding MAESASNPDRPNPARVVADADVLAADVLVGGDAREALDVVRRHSWVELVASDPLLAETESLVATLSDPDLAASHRERLADERVRVEHPDGDHAALASAYAGQAAHLLSYNEGLGSAKAGLTMQRQLSVSVRSPDAFVRVFDADSLYEAVEGGSYPGPDRDPRTE
- a CDS encoding efflux RND transporter permease subunit: MAGLDERIETATARVNETIVSRPKTVVVAFLLLTAVFAGGMAAVEDDDDATDAFTDDLPEQEAFDAINEEFEGPFTTDDETTQLIHDGTNVLSQAELVAILTVLERVEQRDDLRMESANGPATIVAQQLDPEAETMAEKRRAVERASGTEIRQAIRAASDRPAFTTIVSDDFTEKEASASTSVTVVTHDVPQEFDNDDLVTLQTTVDSIADDEPSAIYAFGGGVVNDEFGAIIGDSLAIVMPIVVVLLLAFLVVAYRDPIDLALGLLALLMTIVWTFGFMGYAGIPFDQQLISVPVLLLAVGVDFGIHIINRYREETVQGYEPIPAMRTATNQLVVAFIIVTVTTVFGFGANVVSDLGPIRNMGIVSSVGIVFTFLIFGLFLPAAKLEVDRLRARYTVPEFNSTPIASEESALGRLLSVSVTVSRRAPVVFVVVLLLLGGGMGAYGAGVDTSFDEEDFLPPEEEAWYVEHIPEPFAPGEYTVTRTITLLEDRFEANQDESVTIYVEGSFEEDHALEALASPNDEPTDSLAVGEGGQADAESIVTAIQAHAQDDEEFAALVARNDRSGNGIPDRNLDRIYDELPAAQTDRFLTDDRRATQLEYAIDAEASQEAVSADAAAFADQFRYSATATGEIVIFDAVSDVIFASAIQGLSIALVLTGVFLVVAYGVLERRPLLGVVNVFPILIAVAALIATMRLLGMPLNALTATILSISIGIGIAYSVHVTARFVDEYDESTPTHHALTTTLSGTGGALTGSMLTTSLGTGALAFAITPVLGDFGLLMALSVFYSFVASVVALPPAIFLWAQVTGSGIGFGTIRERLGG
- a CDS encoding carboxypeptidase regulatory-like domain-containing protein; the protein is MTTDTTRPNPNRRTGRTLVLAAVVVCATLAVGAGTATATPPIETDADDLDRGVVWAGQTIVATDETFDDGEIVELREVTDSSAGAVDSSSFVRELAVDGDVVEFDTDDLEGEYVLRSAAGDSPIFEVVAQELTVSWAETDVTTGDEVDVAFDSNRGDYNVTVSADGLDADQLRALFITHPESDVEEIDDPDHLPLDRLGYDRDAGGVDSFTGDGYVGLDLSDVDQADGIVADFEHLADEEGIDERGYEFEFLVTDTGVTCPSTVDADEHDPDATFVDPDPDPDPDEDDDPDDEPTPALLEATVTDEAGDPVTDATVAVGDETNQTDADGVATLALEDAEYDLEISAAGYEDVAKAVTIDGADVDVTATLTAEAEADDDDADDLEEDDADDEAVADDDRDEDETVDDADDEPADDDAQPGFGVVVAAVSLLAASVLASFRRE
- a CDS encoding COG1361 S-layer family protein, which gives rise to MNARSVLVAAVAVAFVVSLPALGFVQAGEQSEPTQPSPAIIDGEPDLEAFAPDRHFVPGTASELSLQVANDGEFSSGDPDARELVTTARNVRVAVDDDSVPFEVRTGTQAIGSVSENEPREQVPFEVHVPEDVDHGEYEVDVELEYSYTDRYFPRAQSARERTTTTTETITIEVDDAPRFEVVDAHSDVQVGEEGTATLAVENVGDEDARDVRLTSEATSSRLAFGERETDTTHVDEWKAGERQTVTYDVVATPDASARSYAFETTARYDDSEGVPGADEGITWGLTPAGEQRFSVESTETSLRVGEDGAIYGTVRNDGPTKAENVVLRYTDETPNVVPIETAVAVGTLEPGESGEFRLPLEVTGEADAVDRTLDVGVQYRTADLEQRLYEDVELLAAVEPKRDQFDVDVTDREIAAGETKSVDVEVTNNLDQTVTDVEARLFADDPLDSDDDEGFVEELEPGESVTMTFELEAASGATAKTYPISFDFRYDDERGTSQLSETTRVAIDVDAPEDDFPWLLVGLVVASGLGGGAYVYRHR